One genomic region from Terriglobales bacterium encodes:
- a CDS encoding PilZ domain-containing protein, whose translation MAESRTGKRFPIKLPITIRDVKSSRRHRALTKDLSAAGVSIQGGAPLRVGSRIEFEIKLPGKVIGVARDVELLCRGRVVRSEAGSRRSKGKKKGKAKSGLACVIDQYRFIRRK comes from the coding sequence TTGGCAGAATCGCGCACCGGCAAGCGCTTCCCCATCAAGCTGCCCATCACCATCCGCGACGTGAAGTCGTCGCGGCGGCACCGCGCGCTCACCAAGGACCTGAGCGCCGCCGGCGTTTCCATCCAGGGCGGCGCGCCGTTGCGCGTGGGCTCGCGCATCGAGTTCGAAATCAAGCTGCCCGGCAAGGTCATCGGAGTGGCTCGCGATGTGGAGTTGCTGTGCCGCGGGCGCGTGGTGCGCTCTGAGGCCGGTTCCCGCCGCAGCAAAGGAAAGAAGAAAGGAAAAGCAAAGTCCGGACTGGCCTGCGTCATCGATCAATACAGGTTCATCCGGCGGAAGTAA
- a CDS encoding response regulator transcription factor gives MLKVILADNQAIFRTGAAKVLAVEDDLRIVAQAQTAEQMQMALERFRPQVLVCASEFASDLAALVRDTGRTRTRIILVIENGEETKPFLAQGVHGVVYRSITGESLSQCVRTVAKGGTWVQDTKAAAIAAENDMVGARVRDRLTPRELHVVALIVQGFKNKEIASRLGTTEQVIKNYLRNVYDKVGVSDRLELALFTIHHRILAEAAAAIAEDKQ, from the coding sequence ATGCTGAAAGTCATCCTCGCCGACAACCAGGCTATCTTCCGCACCGGGGCCGCCAAGGTGCTGGCGGTCGAGGACGACCTGCGCATCGTCGCCCAGGCCCAGACCGCCGAGCAGATGCAGATGGCGCTGGAGCGCTTCCGCCCGCAGGTACTGGTCTGCGCCTCGGAGTTCGCCAGCGACCTGGCGGCGCTGGTCAGAGACACCGGCCGTACGCGCACCCGCATCATCCTGGTGATCGAGAATGGCGAAGAGACCAAGCCCTTCCTGGCGCAGGGCGTGCACGGCGTCGTTTACCGCAGCATCACCGGCGAGTCGCTCTCGCAATGCGTGCGCACCGTGGCCAAGGGCGGCACCTGGGTGCAGGACACCAAGGCCGCCGCCATCGCCGCCGAGAATGATATGGTGGGAGCCCGCGTCCGCGACCGCCTGACCCCGCGCGAACTGCACGTGGTCGCGCTCATCGTGCAGGGCTTCAAGAACAAGGAGATCGCCAGCCGCCTGGGCACCACCGAGCAGGTGATCAAAAACTACCTGCGCAACGTCTATGACAAAGTGGGCGTCTCCGACCGCCTGGAGCTGGCCCTGTTCACTATCCACCACCGCATCCTGGCTGAAGCCGCCGCAGCGATTGCCGAAGACAAACAATAG